A genomic region of Sphingobium sp. HWE2-09 contains the following coding sequences:
- a CDS encoding DUF3606 domain-containing protein, translated as MSQATPNRNQNGQEDRVTLDNEAALLYWTYHFDVSPEELAEAVDIVGDTVTAVAAYLNTGR; from the coding sequence ATGAGTCAGGCAACGCCCAACCGGAACCAGAACGGCCAAGAGGATCGCGTCACCTTGGATAATGAGGCGGCGCTTCTTTACTGGACCTATCATTTCGACGTATCGCCCGAGGAACTGGCCGAAGCGGTCGATATCGTCGGCGACACCGTCACCGCGGTCGCCGCCTATCTCAATACCGGGCGCTGA